The following are encoded together in the Roseobacter denitrificans OCh 114 genome:
- the htpX gene encoding zinc metalloprotease HtpX: MVRTFMLMAAMTAFVGVAGLMLGGEAGLIIALVIAAGMNFFAYWNSDQAVLRMHGARRVDQRSAPELWKMTSSMARRAGMPMPALYIIETEQPNAFATGRNPENAAVAVTRGLLRNMSREEVAGVVAHELAHIKNRDTLTMTITATLAGAVSLLANFAVFFGGGRDRPLGMIGTIAMMILAPLAAAMVQMAISRVREYEADAEGAAICGNPEWLASALNKLGVLSGRIDNIAAERNPATAHMFIVNPLHMQAVDSLFATHPPIEKRIAELRKLNGASVRRAPRAQSSGGPWG, from the coding sequence ATGGTTCGCACCTTCATGCTTATGGCTGCTATGACCGCCTTTGTGGGGGTTGCCGGGCTTATGCTTGGCGGTGAGGCGGGGCTCATCATTGCGCTCGTCATCGCGGCGGGCATGAACTTTTTTGCCTACTGGAATTCCGACCAAGCTGTGCTGCGGATGCATGGCGCACGGCGCGTGGATCAAAGATCGGCACCCGAGCTTTGGAAGATGACGTCAAGCATGGCACGGCGGGCGGGGATGCCCATGCCGGCGCTCTACATCATCGAGACGGAGCAACCCAACGCTTTTGCCACGGGGCGAAACCCCGAAAACGCTGCTGTCGCCGTCACACGCGGACTCCTGCGCAATATGAGCCGGGAGGAGGTCGCGGGCGTCGTGGCCCATGAGCTGGCGCATATCAAGAACCGCGACACGCTCACAATGACGATCACCGCTACGCTGGCGGGCGCGGTGTCGCTGCTCGCCAACTTCGCCGTTTTCTTCGGCGGCGGGCGGGACCGCCCGCTCGGGATGATCGGCACGATCGCCATGATGATCCTGGCACCCCTCGCGGCTGCGATGGTGCAAATGGCGATCAGCCGGGTGCGCGAATACGAGGCGGACGCGGAGGGTGCCGCGATCTGCGGAAACCCGGAATGGCTGGCCTCTGCACTGAACAAACTAGGGGTTCTTTCAGGCCGGATCGACAACATCGCCGCCGAAAGAAACCCGGCCACTGCACATATGTTCATCGTCAACCCGCTGCACATGCAGGCCGTCGACAGCCTCTTTGCCACGCATCCGCCCATAGAGAAGCGGATCGCGGAACTGCGCAAACTCAACGGTGCATCCGTGCGTCGTGCACCGCGGGCACAGTCAAGCGGCGGTCCGTGGGGGTGA
- a CDS encoding ABC transporter permease, with amino-acid sequence MTASLSSVSVVFGREFRAYFATPLAAIFLVVFLALAGAMTFFVSGFFARGSADMAAFFTWMPWLFLVLLPAIGMRLWAEERRSGTIELLMTMPVAPWTIVLGKFLAGWAFTGVALVLTTPLWVTVNWLGSPDNGVIAAGYLGTFLMAGAFLAIAACISTLTKNQVIAFISAAIVTFLLVTAGLELVLGAIRGWAPYWLTEAVAALSVLEHFQRITQGLIEAPTLIFFGSLIVLALMINTFLVDLKKAQ; translated from the coding sequence ATGACTGCTTCGCTTTCTTCGGTGAGCGTCGTCTTTGGCCGTGAGTTCCGCGCCTATTTTGCGACGCCGCTTGCTGCGATTTTCCTTGTTGTGTTCCTCGCGCTTGCCGGGGCCATGACCTTCTTTGTCTCCGGCTTCTTTGCCCGGGGCAGCGCCGATATGGCGGCCTTCTTCACATGGATGCCATGGCTTTTTCTCGTGCTGCTTCCAGCCATTGGCATGCGCCTTTGGGCGGAGGAACGCCGCTCTGGCACCATCGAGCTCTTGATGACCATGCCGGTTGCGCCATGGACCATCGTGCTGGGCAAGTTCCTGGCAGGCTGGGCCTTTACCGGCGTTGCTCTCGTGCTGACCACGCCGCTTTGGGTCACGGTCAATTGGCTGGGGAGCCCCGATAACGGCGTCATCGCGGCGGGCTATCTGGGCACCTTCCTGATGGCTGGGGCCTTTCTGGCCATTGCCGCCTGCATCTCGACACTGACGAAGAACCAGGTGATCGCCTTCATCTCGGCCGCCATCGTGACCTTCCTTCTGGTCACCGCAGGGCTTGAGCTTGTGCTGGGCGCGATCCGCGGCTGGGCACCCTACTGGCTGACGGAAGCGGTCGCGGCCCTGTCGGTGCTCGAACACTTCCAGCGCATCACCCAAGGGCTGATCGAGGCGCCGACGCTGATCTTCTTCGGCTCGCTCATCGTCCTTGCACTCATGATCAACACGTTCCTCGTGGACCTGAAGAAGGCTCAATGA
- a CDS encoding DUF2798 domain-containing protein — protein sequence MTKSYGGLFMRPFIPRKLEHIAFGFLLSCFMSLLISGVATFLAVGFAPGFVMSWLSAWLSSWAIAFPTVLVIAPIVRRILHRFVVTSGA from the coding sequence ATGACAAAATCATACGGAGGCCTATTTATGCGCCCTTTCATCCCACGCAAACTTGAGCATATCGCCTTCGGCTTTCTTTTGTCCTGCTTCATGTCGCTTCTGATTTCTGGCGTGGCAACATTTCTGGCAGTCGGCTTCGCACCAGGTTTTGTAATGAGTTGGCTATCCGCATGGCTATCATCCTGGGCCATTGCATTTCCTACAGTCCTCGTTATCGCACCTATAGTACGACGTATCCTGCATCGGTTCGTTGTAACGTCAGGTGCGTGA
- the groL gene encoding chaperonin GroEL (60 kDa chaperone family; promotes refolding of misfolded polypeptides especially under stressful conditions; forms two stacked rings of heptamers to form a barrel-shaped 14mer; ends can be capped by GroES; misfolded proteins enter the barrel where they are refolded when GroES binds), protein MSAKDVKFDTAARSRMLRGVNTLADAVKVTLGPKGRNVVIDKSFGAPRITKDGVTVAKEIELEDKFENMGAQMVKEVASRTNDQAGDGTTTSTVLAQAIVNEGMKAVAAGMNPMDLKRGIDLATSKVVEAIKAAARDVKDSDEVAQVGTISANGEAEIGRQIADAMQKVGNDGVITVEENKGLETETEVVEGMQFDRGYLSPYFVTNPDKMTAELEDPFILIHEKKLSSLQPLVPLLESIIQAGKPLLVIAEDVEGEALATLVVNKLRGGLKIAAVKAPGFGDRRKAMLQDIAILTGGQVISEDLGMKLESVTIDMLGTAKKVAITKDETTVVNGAGEKAEIDARVSQIRTQIEETTSDYDREKLQERVAKLAGGVAVIRVGGMTEVEVKERKDRVDDALNATRAAVQEGIVVGGGVALVQGAKALDGLQGANPDQNAGIAIVRRALEAPLRQIAENAGVDGSVVAGKIRESDDATFGFNAQTEEYGDLFSFGVIDPAKVVRTALEDASSVAGLLITTEAMVAVKPAGKGAASPAMPDMGGMM, encoded by the coding sequence ATGTCTGCAAAGGACGTCAAATTCGATACCGCCGCCCGCTCCCGGATGCTGCGCGGCGTGAACACTTTGGCCGATGCGGTGAAAGTGACGCTCGGCCCCAAAGGCCGCAATGTGGTCATCGACAAGAGCTTCGGCGCACCCCGCATCACCAAGGACGGCGTGACCGTCGCCAAGGAGATCGAGCTTGAGGACAAGTTCGAAAACATGGGCGCGCAAATGGTCAAGGAAGTGGCCAGCCGCACCAACGATCAGGCCGGTGACGGCACCACGACGTCGACCGTTCTGGCGCAGGCCATTGTCAACGAAGGCATGAAGGCCGTGGCCGCGGGCATGAACCCGATGGACCTCAAGCGCGGCATCGATCTGGCCACATCGAAGGTCGTCGAAGCCATCAAGGCTGCTGCCCGTGACGTCAAAGACAGCGATGAAGTTGCGCAAGTCGGCACCATCTCGGCCAATGGCGAAGCGGAGATCGGGCGTCAGATCGCCGACGCCATGCAGAAAGTGGGCAATGACGGCGTGATCACCGTCGAAGAAAACAAGGGCCTTGAGACCGAGACCGAGGTCGTCGAAGGCATGCAGTTCGACCGCGGCTACCTGTCGCCTTACTTCGTGACCAACCCCGACAAGATGACAGCAGAGCTCGAGGATCCGTTCATCCTGATCCACGAGAAGAAACTGTCTTCGCTCCAGCCGCTTGTGCCACTGCTTGAGTCCATCATTCAGGCAGGCAAGCCGCTTCTGGTCATTGCCGAGGACGTGGAAGGCGAAGCGTTGGCGACGCTGGTAGTCAACAAGCTGCGCGGCGGCCTGAAGATCGCAGCCGTGAAAGCACCGGGCTTCGGTGATCGTCGCAAAGCCATGCTGCAGGACATCGCGATCCTGACAGGCGGCCAGGTGATCTCCGAAGACCTCGGCATGAAGCTAGAGAGTGTTACCATCGACATGCTCGGGACCGCGAAGAAAGTCGCGATAACCAAGGATGAAACCACTGTTGTAAATGGTGCCGGTGAGAAGGCCGAGATCGACGCGCGTGTCAGCCAAATCCGCACGCAGATCGAAGAGACCACCTCCGACTACGACCGCGAGAAGCTGCAGGAGCGTGTGGCCAAACTCGCAGGAGGCGTCGCCGTGATCCGTGTCGGCGGTATGACTGAGGTCGAGGTGAAGGAACGCAAGGATCGTGTCGACGACGCGCTCAACGCAACCCGCGCCGCTGTGCAGGAAGGCATTGTCGTCGGTGGTGGTGTCGCCTTGGTTCAAGGTGCCAAGGCACTCGATGGCTTGCAAGGCGCAAACCCCGACCAGAACGCAGGCATCGCCATCGTGCGCCGCGCGCTGGAAGCACCGTTGCGCCAGATTGCCGAGAACGCGGGCGTCGATGGTTCCGTGGTTGCTGGCAAGATCCGGGAAAGCGATGATGCCACCTTCGGCTTCAACGCGCAGACCGAAGAGTATGGCGATCTGTTTTCCTTCGGTGTGATCGATCCGGCAAAAGTTGTGCGCACGGCACTTGAAGACGCGTCATCCGTTGCGGGCCTGCTCATCACCACCGAGGCGATGGTAGCGGTCAAACCTGCCGGGAAAGGCGCTGCATCCCCCGCCATGCCTGACATGGGCGGCATGATGTAG
- a CDS encoding IS110 family transposase gives MRFVEIKSEDQQAVLAIHRARDLVVRQRTQIANMIRSILREFGHILPTGIEAVSKFAREYGTEDQLEMPEIADGILGVMRHQLSGLNTRIDGLTKLIEQHAWLDNDARRLMRMPGIGPITASAVVATIGDAQQFKTGRDLAAWLIPLNKSSGGKERLGRITKKGDRYIRKLLIV, from the coding sequence ATGCGGTTCGTCGAGATCAAGTCCGAAGATCAACAGGCAGTCCTTGCTATTCACCGGGCGCGGGATCTGGTCGTCCGACAACGCACTCAGATCGCAAACATGATCCGCAGCATTCTCCGAGAGTTTGGACATATCCTGCCAACGGGCATCGAGGCTGTGTCCAAGTTTGCCAGAGAGTACGGCACCGAAGACCAATTGGAGATGCCCGAGATTGCAGACGGCATTCTCGGCGTGATGCGCCACCAACTAAGTGGACTAAATACGCGGATCGATGGTCTGACCAAATTGATCGAACAGCACGCGTGGCTGGACAATGATGCAAGACGCCTGATGCGTATGCCCGGAATTGGACCGATCACGGCCTCTGCTGTTGTTGCCACTATCGGTGATGCTCAGCAGTTCAAAACGGGTCGTGATCTGGCCGCCTGGCTGATACCGCTCAACAAGTCCAGTGGCGGTAAAGAACGCCTCGGAAGGATCACCAAGAAGGGTGACCGATACATCCGAAAGCTACTGATTGTCTGA
- a CDS encoding ABC transporter ATP-binding protein, producing MTTLVAARGLKKRFGDMTAVDDVSLSVSRGEVVGFLGPNGAGKSTTMKMITGFLEPDTGTAEVGGHDVWRDPAAAKAKLGYLPEGAPAYGDMPVADFLSFVGKMRGLRKAELTNRLAEMAERVRLTEVWSRPIEALSKGYRRRVGIAQALIHDPDVLILDEPTDGLDPNQKHEMRNLIREIAPNKSIIVSTHILEEVEAVCSRAVIIASGKIVADATPRDLVGSKDDGRAIQIRIGSPEEASVIEKIKPLAEGAELEVMERMNGSTRVLLRYNDKPEDTHAIETRLKSADLPVEDVGIYRPRLEDVFRDVTTRIH from the coding sequence ATGACGACGCTTGTTGCAGCCCGCGGGCTGAAAAAGCGCTTCGGGGATATGACCGCCGTCGACGATGTTTCTCTGTCCGTTTCACGGGGAGAGGTTGTCGGGTTTCTAGGTCCGAACGGGGCGGGTAAATCCACCACGATGAAAATGATCACCGGGTTTCTCGAGCCCGACACCGGCACGGCTGAGGTCGGCGGCCACGATGTCTGGCGCGATCCGGCGGCGGCAAAGGCCAAGCTGGGCTACCTGCCGGAAGGCGCGCCCGCCTATGGCGACATGCCTGTTGCCGATTTTCTGAGCTTTGTCGGTAAGATGCGGGGCCTGCGCAAAGCCGAGCTGACCAACCGCCTTGCCGAAATGGCCGAGCGCGTGCGCCTGACGGAGGTCTGGTCGCGCCCCATCGAGGCGCTGTCAAAGGGCTACCGCCGACGCGTCGGCATCGCGCAGGCGTTGATCCACGATCCGGACGTGCTGATCCTCGACGAGCCGACAGACGGCCTTGACCCGAACCAGAAGCACGAAATGCGCAACCTCATCCGTGAGATCGCGCCCAACAAATCCATCATCGTCTCGACCCACATCCTCGAAGAGGTTGAGGCCGTGTGCTCCCGCGCCGTCATCATCGCGAGCGGCAAAATCGTCGCCGACGCCACACCACGCGATCTTGTCGGCTCGAAAGACGATGGGCGCGCCATCCAGATCCGCATTGGCTCGCCGGAAGAGGCCTCGGTCATCGAGAAGATCAAGCCACTGGCCGAGGGCGCAGAGCTTGAGGTAATGGAGCGAATGAATGGCTCGACCCGCGTACTGCTGCGCTACAATGACAAGCCAGAGGACACGCACGCGATCGAGACACGCCTGAAATCGGCGGATCTGCCCGTTGAGGATGTTGGCATCTATCGCCCGCGCCTAGAAGACGTGTTCCGCGATGTGACCACCCGTATTCACTAA
- a CDS encoding S1C family serine protease — protein sequence MRADIHLSDGRVLPAQLVGTAPQFDLAVLRVDLDGTSAQPLENGNSADLRVGQSVLAIGNPFGLDWTLTTGIVSALDRDIPIGNGVIEGLIQTDAAINPGNSGGPLLDSSGRLIGVNTAIFSPSGASSGIGFAVPVDLVKRVVPQLIATGVYRPPVLGIRFDPRIDTLARRNGIEGAVILSVDRGGPADVAGLRPAERSPNGGIVPGDVIQRVDGRRITSGTDLGAILDRYEPGDRITLTVWRDGETREVAAQLAAP from the coding sequence GTGCGTGCCGATATCCACCTGTCTGACGGGCGCGTCTTGCCTGCACAACTTGTCGGGACAGCACCGCAGTTCGATCTCGCCGTGCTCCGGGTCGATCTTGATGGCACGTCTGCGCAACCGTTGGAAAACGGCAACAGCGCTGATCTGCGCGTCGGTCAAAGCGTTCTGGCGATCGGCAACCCCTTTGGGCTCGACTGGACGCTGACGACGGGGATCGTATCCGCGCTTGATCGCGATATCCCGATTGGGAACGGGGTGATCGAGGGGCTGATCCAGACTGATGCGGCGATCAATCCCGGGAATTCCGGCGGGCCGCTTCTTGACAGTTCAGGCCGGTTGATCGGCGTGAATACCGCGATCTTCAGCCCGTCCGGCGCAAGCTCCGGGATTGGATTTGCCGTTCCCGTGGATCTGGTAAAACGGGTTGTGCCGCAGCTGATCGCGACCGGTGTGTATCGCCCGCCCGTGCTTGGTATCCGGTTCGACCCTCGCATTGACACGTTGGCGCGCCGGAATGGCATCGAAGGGGCCGTCATATTATCCGTCGATCGTGGTGGCCCCGCTGATGTGGCGGGGCTCAGACCGGCCGAACGCAGCCCGAATGGCGGCATCGTGCCGGGAGATGTCATTCAACGCGTGGATGGCCGACGCATCACTTCGGGCACAGACCTTGGCGCGATCCTAGATCGCTATGAACCCGGAGACCGGATCACGCTGACCGTTTGGCGAGACGGTGAAACCCGTGAAGTGGCCGCGCAATTGGCCGCCCCATAG
- a CDS encoding co-chaperone GroES — MTFTPLHDRVLVRRVDSDEKTAGGLIIPDTAKEKPGRGEVIAVGPGARDAHGNQIDMAVKAGDHILFGKWSGTEITLDGEEMLIMKESDILGIIEDTEIAKAA; from the coding sequence ATGACGTTTACCCCTCTGCACGACCGCGTTCTGGTGCGCCGCGTTGACAGCGACGAAAAGACCGCCGGCGGGTTGATTATCCCCGATACTGCCAAGGAAAAGCCCGGTCGCGGTGAAGTCATCGCGGTTGGCCCAGGTGCGCGTGACGCGCATGGCAACCAAATCGACATGGCGGTGAAAGCAGGCGACCACATCCTGTTCGGCAAGTGGTCGGGCACCGAGATTACCCTCGATGGTGAGGAGATGCTGATCATGAAAGAGAGCGACATCCTCGGCATCATCGAAGACACGGAAATCGCAAAAGCCGCATAA
- a CDS encoding GldG family protein: protein MDRFTKLTNWIGGLSRRQRVGTSIALCAVLFVSINIFAARALDGWRADVTETQVWTLSEGTETLLSDLAEPLHLRLYLSDGLTEAAPQLASYADRVRGMLQSYADQAEGQITLEVIDPEPFSDAEDRAVGFGINRIALAGAPEPMFFGLAATNSTDGRSTIPVFSPDREAWLEYDLTRLVAELGQPKKPKVALLDGIGLSGNPMMGGAEQQSLAMLRELYDVEILSGDVNSFPEGTEVVAVVHPQGLTEPTLYALDQWVMGGGALMAFVDPHAETQMGPQGMPAPDAASDFAALFEGWGVGFDATQAVADPTYALATNRRVQGRDVNVGNPAWLRLDASALDQDSPALARLSAMVMTTAGSFTTDEDGPTLTPLATMSDAAVLASAADASNRFGDPRDLLTSGETVDSAPVVIARLSGAVSSAFPDGKPEGSEWEADHIASTEAANVLLSGDADMLMDRNWIQQRSIFGAQIPQAFANNGDFFLNAVEQMAGGAALADLRGRAVDWRPLTRIEAMERAAEAEYRATEQALLDRISETEAALRDLAPQEGEGNGLFSAEMVAEAENLRADLLAARAELRQVQYDLRSDVEALQASVTTLNVGLVPFLAAVIALFFALRRPKRTLPTRSAA, encoded by the coding sequence ATGGACCGTTTTACAAAACTCACAAATTGGATCGGCGGCCTGTCGCGCCGCCAGAGGGTCGGGACCTCCATCGCGCTTTGCGCCGTGCTGTTTGTCTCGATCAACATCTTCGCCGCCCGCGCCCTTGATGGATGGCGCGCGGATGTCACCGAAACCCAAGTCTGGACGCTGTCCGAAGGGACGGAGACTTTGCTCTCCGATCTCGCTGAGCCCCTGCACCTGCGGCTCTATCTGTCTGACGGTTTGACGGAGGCTGCACCGCAACTGGCCAGCTACGCCGACCGCGTGCGGGGCATGCTGCAATCCTACGCCGATCAAGCGGAGGGGCAGATCACGCTCGAAGTGATTGACCCTGAGCCCTTCTCGGATGCAGAGGACCGCGCCGTGGGCTTTGGCATCAACCGCATCGCACTGGCGGGCGCGCCTGAGCCAATGTTCTTCGGGCTTGCTGCCACGAATTCCACTGACGGGCGCTCCACGATCCCGGTCTTCTCGCCGGATCGCGAGGCTTGGCTGGAATACGATCTGACCCGGCTCGTGGCCGAGTTGGGCCAGCCCAAGAAGCCCAAGGTCGCGCTGCTCGATGGTATTGGCCTCTCTGGCAATCCGATGATGGGCGGGGCCGAGCAGCAGAGCCTTGCGATGCTGCGCGAGCTTTATGACGTCGAGATACTGTCGGGAGATGTGAACAGCTTCCCCGAAGGCACCGAAGTCGTCGCGGTCGTGCATCCGCAGGGGCTGACCGAGCCGACGCTCTATGCGCTCGATCAGTGGGTGATGGGTGGCGGCGCCCTGATGGCCTTCGTGGACCCCCATGCCGAGACGCAGATGGGCCCGCAAGGCATGCCCGCGCCGGATGCAGCGTCGGACTTCGCGGCGCTTTTTGAAGGCTGGGGCGTCGGTTTTGATGCCACGCAAGCTGTCGCCGATCCGACCTACGCGCTTGCCACGAACCGGCGCGTTCAGGGGCGGGACGTGAATGTCGGCAACCCGGCCTGGCTGCGGCTTGATGCAAGCGCGCTCGATCAGGACAGCCCTGCCCTTGCGCGGCTCTCGGCCATGGTCATGACAACGGCCGGTAGCTTCACGACTGACGAGGATGGTCCGACCCTCACCCCTCTGGCCACCATGTCCGATGCGGCTGTGCTGGCGAGTGCGGCGGATGCATCGAACCGCTTCGGCGATCCCCGCGATCTGCTCACCAGTGGTGAGACGGTTGATTCGGCCCCTGTCGTGATCGCCCGCCTCAGCGGTGCGGTGTCATCGGCTTTCCCGGATGGCAAACCCGAAGGCTCCGAATGGGAGGCCGATCATATTGCCAGCACCGAGGCCGCCAATGTGCTGCTCTCGGGCGACGCTGACATGCTGATGGACCGCAACTGGATCCAACAGCGCAGCATCTTCGGCGCGCAGATCCCGCAGGCCTTTGCCAACAACGGTGATTTCTTCCTGAACGCCGTTGAGCAGATGGCCGGTGGGGCAGCATTGGCCGACCTGCGCGGCCGGGCCGTGGATTGGCGTCCGCTCACCCGGATCGAGGCGATGGAACGCGCCGCGGAGGCCGAGTACCGCGCAACCGAGCAAGCCCTGCTCGACCGCATTTCCGAGACCGAAGCCGCGCTGCGTGACCTTGCGCCGCAGGAGGGTGAAGGGAACGGTCTCTTCAGCGCCGAGATGGTGGCTGAGGCGGAAAACCTGCGTGCCGACCTGCTCGCCGCCCGCGCAGAACTGCGTCAGGTTCAATACGACCTGCGCAGCGATGTGGAGGCGCTTCAGGCCAGTGTGACGACGCTGAACGTGGGCCTCGTGCCCTTCCTGGCAGCCGTCATTGCGCTGTTCTTCGCCCTGCGGCGTCCAAAGCGGACACTGCCGACCCGTTCTGCGGCATAA